In one window of Shewanella goraebulensis DNA:
- a CDS encoding efflux RND transporter permease subunit has protein sequence MDNNKGIIAWFARNNVAANLLMFALLIGGLFSSLLINKEVFPTFELNLLNISVAYPGAAPQEIEEGINIKIEESIQDINGIKKVTSVASDGVGSVTIEVEDGYEVQQVLDEAKLRIDAISTFPDNIEKPNIYQIKPENNVIWVSVYGDLSLHEMKEMAKTIRDDITDLPAVTRAQVTGVRDYEIGIELSEDKLREYDLTFSQVAQAVQNSSIDLPGGSIRAQDGDILLRTKGQAYTGEDFSRIVVTTRPDGSRIMLPEVATIKDDFEERLEYTRFNGKPAAIIEITSIDDQNALNISEQVKAYIAERKTTLPANIQLDTWGDLTHYLEGRLNMMLSNMFYGALLVFIILALFLDLKLAFWVMVGLPVCFLGTILLMPLEPFNLSINMLTLFAFILVLGIVVDDAIVIGESAYSEIEKNGQSLTNVITGVQKVAMPATFGVLTTIAAFIPMIMVSGPMGIIWKSIGMVVILALAFSLIESKLILPAHLAHMKVKKKRPPTNIFSKFKVRLNEKLQYFIHNQYRTFLGKCIEIRYSVVAIFIGVLILSLALVASGKVRWVFFPDIPSDFIQVQLEMEEGSSELNTLDVVQKVEEALYAMNDKFANEVGSDVVKHSFINMSSRSSAFIFAELSKGEDREIDGVTIAEEWRKQLPELLSVKKLNIAASTNDTGGDISFRLTSSNLSQLSEASKELKKKLASYEGVYDVSDNFSSGSQEIRLNIRPEAEAQGLTLSDLARQVRYGFYGYEAQRILRNKEEVKVMVRYPLEQRRTIGHLENMLIRTPQGVAVPFSTVADIELGESFASITRVDGRRAITISANVNKNTVEPSKVVNEIQQEFLPELTDTYKEVNASLDGGSQDEQDAMLGLLQGFFFAMFTIYALMAIPLKSYTQPMIIMSVIPFGMIGALFGHYILGLSMSVLSLCGIVALAGVVVNDSLILVDFVNRARKEGHSILESAINSGCYRFRAIILTSMTTFVGLVPILLEKSLQAKIVIPMATSLAFGILFSTVVTLILVPVLYIILDDAKRLLRRLFNWWWQPKNDDDEAYN, from the coding sequence ATGGACAATAATAAAGGCATAATAGCTTGGTTTGCCCGTAATAATGTCGCGGCAAATCTGCTCATGTTTGCGCTGCTAATTGGCGGTTTATTTAGCTCATTATTAATCAATAAAGAAGTCTTCCCGACTTTTGAGCTTAACTTACTCAATATTTCAGTTGCCTACCCAGGCGCAGCGCCTCAAGAGATTGAGGAAGGGATTAATATTAAAATCGAAGAGTCGATTCAAGATATTAATGGCATTAAAAAAGTCACCTCTGTAGCCAGTGATGGCGTTGGCTCAGTCACGATTGAAGTTGAAGATGGTTACGAAGTTCAGCAAGTATTAGATGAAGCTAAGCTACGTATCGATGCGATTTCTACTTTCCCCGATAACATTGAAAAGCCCAATATTTATCAGATAAAACCTGAGAACAATGTAATTTGGGTGTCTGTTTATGGGGATTTAAGCCTCCATGAAATGAAAGAAATGGCTAAGACCATACGTGATGACATTACCGACTTACCCGCTGTCACTCGTGCGCAAGTTACTGGTGTACGGGACTACGAAATAGGTATTGAGCTTTCTGAAGATAAATTACGTGAGTACGACCTAACCTTTTCTCAAGTGGCCCAAGCCGTACAAAACTCATCGATTGATTTACCTGGTGGCTCAATTCGCGCCCAAGATGGCGACATCTTACTTCGTACTAAAGGTCAGGCTTATACTGGGGAAGACTTTTCACGCATTGTAGTTACAACCCGCCCTGACGGTAGCCGTATTATGCTGCCAGAAGTCGCCACCATTAAAGATGACTTTGAAGAACGATTAGAGTACACCCGCTTTAATGGTAAACCTGCAGCAATTATCGAAATCACCAGTATTGACGATCAAAATGCGCTCAATATTTCAGAACAAGTCAAAGCCTATATTGCTGAACGTAAAACCACTTTACCCGCCAATATCCAGCTTGATACTTGGGGGGACTTAACTCACTACCTCGAAGGTCGTTTAAACATGATGTTGTCGAACATGTTTTACGGGGCTTTATTGGTGTTTATTATTCTTGCTCTGTTCCTAGATCTTAAATTAGCGTTTTGGGTGATGGTGGGATTACCAGTGTGTTTCCTTGGCACCATATTACTGATGCCACTGGAGCCATTTAACCTATCAATCAATATGCTAACCCTGTTCGCCTTTATTCTGGTGCTGGGGATAGTGGTGGACGACGCCATTGTCATAGGTGAGAGTGCCTATAGTGAAATTGAAAAGAATGGCCAATCACTCACTAACGTGATTACTGGCGTACAAAAAGTTGCGATGCCAGCAACCTTTGGGGTACTAACAACCATTGCTGCATTTATTCCGATGATCATGGTTTCAGGACCAATGGGGATCATTTGGAAATCGATCGGTATGGTCGTTATCCTTGCATTAGCATTCTCGCTCATTGAATCAAAATTAATTTTGCCTGCGCATTTAGCCCACATGAAAGTGAAGAAAAAGCGCCCTCCAACCAATATTTTTTCGAAGTTTAAAGTGAGGCTCAATGAGAAACTGCAATACTTTATTCATAATCAATATCGCACCTTTCTAGGCAAGTGCATTGAAATTCGTTACAGCGTTGTAGCCATATTCATTGGCGTATTAATCCTGTCTTTGGCGTTAGTTGCTAGCGGAAAAGTGCGCTGGGTATTCTTCCCTGATATCCCCTCAGACTTCATTCAAGTTCAGCTTGAAATGGAAGAAGGCAGCTCTGAACTTAACACCTTAGATGTGGTGCAAAAAGTGGAAGAAGCCTTGTATGCCATGAATGATAAGTTTGCAAATGAAGTTGGCTCAGACGTGGTGAAACATAGCTTTATCAATATGAGTTCAAGAAGTTCTGCGTTCATTTTTGCCGAACTGTCAAAGGGCGAAGATCGTGAAATAGATGGAGTAACGATTGCAGAAGAATGGCGTAAACAGCTACCTGAGTTATTATCAGTTAAAAAGCTCAACATCGCTGCCAGTACAAATGATACCGGTGGTGATATCTCTTTTAGATTAACCTCAAGTAACTTAAGCCAACTATCTGAAGCCTCAAAAGAGCTTAAAAAGAAGCTTGCCTCCTATGAAGGTGTTTACGATGTTTCAGATAATTTCTCGTCAGGCAGCCAAGAGATTCGCCTCAATATCCGCCCAGAGGCTGAAGCGCAAGGACTGACATTATCAGATTTAGCGCGCCAGGTTCGATATGGTTTTTACGGCTATGAAGCTCAGCGTATTCTTCGTAATAAAGAAGAAGTGAAAGTGATGGTACGTTACCCACTTGAACAACGCCGCACCATTGGCCACCTTGAAAACATGCTAATTCGCACACCTCAAGGTGTTGCAGTGCCCTTCTCAACAGTGGCAGATATAGAGTTGGGTGAATCTTTTGCATCGATAACACGTGTTGATGGCCGCCGCGCGATTACCATCTCAGCAAACGTCAACAAGAATACCGTTGAGCCATCAAAAGTGGTAAACGAAATTCAACAAGAGTTTTTACCTGAGCTTACTGACACTTACAAAGAAGTGAACGCTTCCTTAGATGGCGGAAGTCAGGATGAGCAAGATGCAATGCTAGGCTTGCTGCAAGGTTTCTTCTTTGCCATGTTTACCATTTACGCATTAATGGCAATACCACTTAAATCTTATACTCAACCCATGATCATCATGTCAGTGATCCCATTCGGCATGATTGGCGCGCTGTTCGGCCACTATATTCTTGGGTTATCAATGAGTGTATTGAGTCTGTGTGGCATCGTGGCACTAGCGGGGGTTGTAGTAAATGACTCATTGATTTTAGTCGACTTTGTTAACCGAGCCCGCAAAGAAGGCCATTCAATTTTGGAGTCTGCGATTAATTCTGGTTGTTACCGTTTCAGAGCAATCATTTTAACCTCAATGACGACCTTTGTTGGTTTAGTGCCGATATTGCTCGAGAAAAGTCTACAGGCCAAAATTGTCATTCCAATGGCGACTTCACTAGCCTTTGGTATCTTATTCTCCACTGTAGTGACACTGATTTTAGTACCTGTGCTGTACATTATTTTAGATGATGCAAAACGCCTTTTACGCAGGTTATTTAACTGGTGGTGGCAACCTAAAAACGACGATGATGAAGCTTATAATTAA
- a CDS encoding PepSY-associated TM helix domain-containing protein: MAKLSNRFWFKLHGLFSLPIWIIFCFVCLTGTISVISHELTWLTNPDSRASNPQQLAEKPKSQLVDIVQNAYPTASISTVMSFESYIANTVIFTDSDKPYAIAYVNQYTGEIQEVIQGLTFKSFMRSLHAWLFFPWQNGYSIGYYLVCFMAFVMLGALVSGLMIYKKFWRSYTQPKLRIHQGKKTFLADLHRLAGVWSMWFLILMSITGLWYLAQAIMWQNDIEIEAHAPVVEVSQLPYGVADVPVRPYSLADAVNIAEQKFPNFKSTYIMLPEHFRDTYKVYGEGDGIFYDQYSYGVTVNPWTGKVESERSPEKMNALQTLSHIANPLHYGNIGGLWTKIIWFIFGALLTGMSITGFLIWGGRTVKAAKDTDNQRSIFSKVPVTHLVQQDGK, translated from the coding sequence ATGGCAAAACTTAGTAATCGATTTTGGTTCAAGCTTCATGGCTTGTTCTCTTTACCCATTTGGATAATATTCTGTTTCGTTTGCCTAACCGGAACGATATCAGTCATTAGTCATGAGTTGACTTGGTTAACTAATCCTGACTCGCGTGCAAGTAATCCTCAACAATTAGCTGAAAAGCCTAAATCTCAACTGGTTGATATTGTTCAAAATGCATATCCGACAGCCAGTATCTCTACTGTAATGAGTTTTGAATCTTATATAGCCAATACGGTTATATTTACCGATAGCGATAAACCTTACGCCATTGCTTATGTAAATCAATATACAGGTGAAATTCAAGAGGTTATCCAAGGTCTTACTTTTAAATCTTTTATGCGTTCGTTGCATGCTTGGCTGTTTTTTCCATGGCAAAATGGCTATAGCATTGGCTATTACCTTGTTTGTTTCATGGCGTTTGTTATGTTGGGTGCACTGGTTTCTGGCCTAATGATTTATAAAAAGTTTTGGCGATCGTACACCCAACCTAAGTTACGAATACATCAAGGAAAGAAAACGTTTTTAGCTGATTTACATCGGTTAGCGGGAGTGTGGTCGATGTGGTTTTTAATACTCATGAGCATCACGGGCTTATGGTATTTAGCTCAAGCCATTATGTGGCAAAATGATATTGAAATTGAAGCTCATGCCCCTGTAGTTGAAGTTAGTCAACTTCCATATGGTGTAGCTGATGTTCCAGTTAGGCCGTACAGCTTAGCTGATGCGGTTAACATTGCAGAGCAGAAATTTCCAAACTTCAAAAGCACTTACATTATGCTACCTGAGCACTTTAGAGATACATATAAAGTTTATGGTGAAGGTGATGGAATCTTTTATGATCAGTATTCTTATGGAGTGACGGTCAATCCTTGGACTGGCAAGGTTGAGAGCGAAAGATCCCCTGAGAAAATGAATGCGTTACAAACCTTATCCCATATCGCCAACCCTTTACATTATGGCAATATCGGTGGACTGTGGACAAAAATTATTTGGTTTATATTTGGTGCCTTATTAACAGGGATGTCCATAACAGGTTTTTTAATCTGGGGTGGTCGAACAGTGAAAGCTGCTAAAGATACTGATAATCAAAGGTCTATTTTCTCTAAAGTACCTGTAACTCATTTAGTTCAACAGGATGGAAAATAA
- a CDS encoding TonB-dependent siderophore receptor → MLPVKAEKLSPVYLALSLALFSSNSAYAEQELPEMEKIQVTASALKIHTPMAETPVSVSVVERDDLEIRNVNKLDESFRYTSGVLSSPYGADNDTDWLTVRGFEAATYLDGSRLFKDGFYVWMLEPYGLEQVEILKGPASILYGEAPPGGVVNAVQKKPKLEPAGEVDVQIGNKDTARVAFDVSDEITDDKRFRVVGKFSQADGELNDTENTRYYIAPSLEMDLSEDTTLTLLASAIHDDGTPTNGFFPAIGTQVDDTRGEIDPTTNFGEPDYDVSRRTQVTAGFQLEHIINDTWDFEQNFNYAYNDLLLNSTYIMSTPYWGDPSGDTYARGVTYREGTLQSITLDNRFIGNWSGDRTEQTLLLGLDVQSHQNEGKELDNYAYDIIDPFNFTPGNSDPLDTSDALERRIDKDQLSAYGQYQLVLDDRWIGIVGGRYDYVDTQNEDLTNNKQYDRVDNEFSFNVGLMYRSDFGFTPYVSYAESFEVISTVDQITGELYKPLEGKQTEVGFKYTPDYMDGYFNLAWYNLKQTNALVSTSAQDPDGNWLFGATQTGEMVSQGIEFEAVVQVTDELKVNTAYTYTDSHIDNNDDTGEKRSPMIPRHQASVYLDYQMLPQVRVATGVRYVGSSYDSEDSTVTTETIKVPAYWIWDASVQYDINTRWRAQLTVNNVLDDEYISACNWYCYYGESRSIVGSIKYMW, encoded by the coding sequence ATGTTACCAGTCAAAGCAGAGAAACTTTCTCCTGTGTATTTAGCATTATCCCTAGCTCTATTTAGCAGTAATTCAGCTTACGCTGAACAAGAACTGCCTGAAATGGAAAAAATTCAAGTTACAGCTTCAGCCCTGAAAATCCATACTCCAATGGCCGAGACGCCTGTATCAGTGTCTGTTGTGGAACGAGATGATCTTGAAATTCGTAATGTTAATAAGCTGGATGAAAGTTTTCGCTATACCTCAGGGGTGTTGTCTTCGCCTTATGGAGCTGATAACGATACAGACTGGTTAACTGTTCGCGGTTTCGAGGCAGCTACTTACCTTGATGGTAGCCGTTTATTTAAAGATGGCTTCTATGTATGGATGCTCGAACCTTATGGATTAGAGCAAGTTGAAATACTCAAAGGTCCCGCTTCAATTTTATACGGCGAAGCACCTCCTGGTGGCGTTGTGAATGCAGTGCAAAAGAAGCCTAAACTTGAACCCGCAGGAGAAGTGGATGTTCAAATAGGTAATAAAGATACTGCTCGTGTTGCTTTCGATGTATCGGATGAGATTACTGACGATAAGCGTTTTCGTGTCGTGGGTAAGTTTAGTCAGGCAGACGGTGAACTTAATGATACTGAGAATACTCGTTATTACATCGCGCCAAGTTTAGAAATGGACTTGTCGGAAGACACGACGTTAACTTTATTAGCATCTGCCATTCATGATGATGGCACGCCTACGAATGGTTTCTTTCCTGCGATTGGCACGCAAGTGGATGACACTCGTGGTGAAATTGATCCAACAACTAATTTTGGCGAGCCAGATTATGATGTCAGCCGCAGAACCCAAGTGACTGCAGGTTTTCAGCTAGAGCATATCATTAATGATACTTGGGATTTTGAGCAAAATTTCAATTACGCTTATAACGACTTGCTGTTAAATAGTACTTACATTATGTCGACACCTTACTGGGGAGATCCTTCTGGCGATACTTATGCTAGAGGAGTGACATATCGTGAGGGAACGTTACAAAGCATCACCCTCGATAATCGATTTATTGGTAACTGGTCTGGAGATCGCACAGAACAAACCCTGCTATTAGGACTCGATGTTCAAAGCCACCAAAATGAAGGTAAAGAGTTGGACAATTATGCCTATGACATTATTGATCCATTCAATTTCACTCCGGGGAACTCTGATCCATTAGACACAAGTGATGCCTTAGAGCGCCGTATTGATAAGGATCAGTTGAGTGCCTATGGTCAGTATCAACTTGTACTAGATGACCGCTGGATTGGTATTGTGGGTGGTCGCTATGATTATGTAGATACTCAGAACGAAGATTTGACCAACAATAAGCAATATGACCGTGTCGACAACGAGTTTTCATTTAATGTAGGATTAATGTATCGCAGTGATTTTGGCTTCACCCCCTATGTGAGTTACGCAGAGTCATTTGAAGTGATCAGTACGGTTGATCAAATAACAGGCGAACTTTATAAGCCGTTAGAGGGTAAGCAAACAGAAGTTGGTTTTAAATATACACCTGATTATATGGATGGTTATTTTAATCTGGCTTGGTATAACTTAAAGCAAACTAATGCCCTTGTGAGTACAAGTGCTCAAGACCCTGATGGGAATTGGTTATTTGGTGCTACTCAAACAGGTGAAATGGTCTCGCAAGGTATTGAGTTTGAAGCTGTAGTACAAGTTACTGACGAACTTAAAGTTAATACAGCATACACTTATACAGATTCTCACATCGATAATAATGACGATACAGGCGAGAAGCGTTCTCCGATGATCCCACGTCATCAGGCATCAGTATATCTCGATTACCAAATGTTGCCCCAAGTACGTGTTGCTACAGGGGTTCGATACGTTGGTTCATCTTATGATTCTGAAGACTCAACCGTGACAACTGAAACCATCAAGGTACCGGCTTATTGGATATGGGATGCATCGGTCCAATACGACATCAATACTCGCTGGCGTGCACAACTCACCGTGAATAATGTACTTGATGATGAATACATATCGGCTTGTAATTGGTACTGCTACTACGGTGAATCACGTAGCATCGTTGGTAGCATTAAGTATATGTGGTAA
- a CDS encoding TatD family nuclease-associated radical SAM protein: MHNSAKNHKLTLDPSSISTVTEQDHHSSTLVYDIRQSRYLNITGRCTLRCQFCPKHNGSKQVHQYELSLDKQVKPADIIPLLGHVSDFDEYVFCGYGEPTLNLETLLTVATHIKAQGGKTRLNTDGLGNLFHRRNILPELATCIDSLSISLNADTEALYLQHCRPKLKGAYEALLAFIELAPQYISQVQVSAINGLDQVDIEQCRKIVEQRGAEFKQRELDIVG; encoded by the coding sequence ATGCACAACTCAGCAAAAAATCATAAACTTACTCTAGATCCATCGTCTATTTCTACAGTAACAGAACAAGATCATCACTCATCAACATTGGTTTATGATATCCGCCAAAGCCGTTACCTTAACATCACTGGTCGCTGCACATTACGATGCCAGTTCTGCCCAAAGCACAACGGCTCTAAACAAGTACATCAATATGAGTTATCACTTGATAAGCAAGTAAAACCAGCTGACATCATCCCTCTATTAGGTCATGTTTCAGACTTTGATGAGTATGTTTTTTGTGGTTATGGCGAGCCTACACTTAACTTAGAAACACTTCTAACAGTTGCAACTCATATCAAAGCGCAAGGTGGGAAAACACGCCTAAATACCGATGGTTTAGGTAATTTATTTCATCGGCGTAATATCCTGCCAGAGCTGGCAACATGTATCGATAGTTTATCAATTTCATTAAATGCTGATACTGAAGCCCTTTATCTTCAACATTGCAGACCAAAGCTAAAAGGCGCTTATGAAGCACTGTTAGCGTTTATTGAGTTAGCACCCCAATATATTTCCCAAGTTCAAGTCTCAGCGATTAACGGCCTAGATCAAGTCGACATCGAACAATGCCGTAAGATAGTGGAACAAAGAGGAGCTGAGTTTAAACAACGTGAACTTGATATTGTCGGTTAA